The genomic stretch AAGATTGATGTCCACTGTTCCACTCTGCCCTGcagcaggaagaagagggagggagaggggggaaagggagggggaggaaggggagtagGCATGACGGGCGGAGGGAGGCAAGACGGGCCAAGGAGGGAGGCAAGACGGGCCAAGGGGGAAGGAGGACGGGCCAAGGGGGAAGGAGGACGGGCCAAGGGGGAAGGAGGACGGGCCAAGGGGGAAGGAGGACGGGCCAAGGGGGAAGGAGGACGGGCCAAGGGGGAAGGAGGACGGGCCAAGGGGGAAGGAGGACGGGCCAAGGGGGAAGGAGGACGGGCCAAGGGGGAAGGAGGACGGGCCAAGGGGGAAGGAGGACGGGCCAAGGGGGGAAGGAGGACGGGCCAAGGGGGGAAGGAGGACGGGCCAAGGGGGAAGGAGGACGGGCCAAGGGGGAAGGAGGACGGGCCAAGGGGGAAGGAGGACGGGCCAAGGGGGAAGGAGGACGGGCCAAGGGGGAAGGAGGACGGGCCAAGGGGGAAGGAGGACGGGCCAAGGGGGAAGGAGGACGGGCCAAGGGGGAAGGAGGACGGGCCAAGGGGGAAGGAGGACGGGCCAAGGGGGGAAGGAGGACGGGCCAAGGGGGAAGGAGGACGGGCCAAGGGGGAAGGAGGACGGGCCAAGGGGGAAGGAGGACGGGCCAAGGGGGAAGGAGGACGGGCCAAGGGGGAAGGAGGACGGGCCAAGGGGGAAGGAGGACGGGCCAAGGGGGAAGGAGGACGGGCTAAGGGGGAAGGAGGACTGGCAAGAcggggaaaagggggagggaagATGgcgggatggaggggaggaggaaagacGGGCAGAGGGAGGCAAGACTGGCGAAGGCGGGAAAGTGGGGAGGAatgaaggggggagggagggaaggggagggaaaacaggtggaggcaggaaagggggagggaagcAGGGAAGGCTTAGAATTGACTTAGATCTTCCAGACAACATTGTAAACCCTGACAACTCAATGGCAAACCCTGGAGATGGATTATAAAGGAGCTGCACTCAATGTGTTCACATGCATACATTCAGCATATCCACTAATATCCTAACACATGGCTGATATTTTCTATTGATACATTATACTGTTGTACAACACTGTCTGTACACTCACCAATCAATGTATACAAGGTCATATCATATTCCTGTGGTCtatttgtgtacagtatgtaacgGGCTTCACTGTACTGCTGAGCGTGTTGTTTCCTCTCCCACAACATGCTTGATCTCGTGCTCCCTGCCACGCCAACACGTCTACCTCGCCGCCATGCTTGACAACATACTCACCACTGAAAAATACCTGATTCAATGGCACCATTGGCTCCTTTTCAAGCTGTGGGTGACTATCCTGTACGATCTGACTCCGTTACACACTACAACACGTATGATAAGTCTTCTACTCCATGGGTGACTATCCTGTACGATCTGACTCCGTTACACACTACAACACGTATGATAAGTCTTCTACTCCATGGGTGACTATCCTGTATGATCTGACTCCGTTACACACTACAACACGTATGATAAGTCTTCTACTCCATGGGTGACTATCCTGTACGATCTGACTCCGTTACACACTACAACACGTATGATAAGTCTTCTACTCCATGGGTGACTATCCTGTACGATCTGACTCCGTTACACACTACAACACGTATGATAAGTCTTCTACTCCATGGGTGACTATCCTGTACGATCTGACTCCGTTACACACTACAACACGTATGATAAGTCTTCTACTCCATGGGTGACTATCCTGTATGATCTGACTCCGTTACACACTACAACACGTATGATAAGTCTTCAACTCCATGGGTGACTATCCTGTACGATCTGACTCCGTTACACACTACAACACGTATGATAAGTCTTCTACTCCATGGGTGACTATCCTGTACGATCTGACTCCGTTACACACTACAACACGTATGATAAGTCTTCTACTCCATGGGTGACTATCCTGTACGATCTGACTCCGTTACACACTACAACACGTATGATAAGTCTTCTACTCCATGGGTGACTATCCTGTACGATCTGACTCCGTTACACACTACAACACGTATGATAAGTCTTCTACTCCATGGGTGACTATCCTGTACGATCTGACTCCGTTACACACTACAACACGTATGATAAGTCTTCTACTCCATGGGTGACTATCCTGTACGATCTGACTCCGTTACACACTACAACACGTATGATAAGTCTTCTACTCCatgacccctccctctcctgtgaCAAGTGAAAAAGACTGAGGCctcaggggagagatggaagaggagacaGATGGGGATAATAGCTAGATAGATGAAGGGAGATGATCAGGTGACAGAGATGGGACAAGACAGTGAGAGAAGGAAAACTAGACAGAAAAGGAATTGATCCTCTTGTACAGATCTGTCTGGTTTATTGACGGATCTTGACAAAATAAATCAcacaactttgtttcaacaacaCATGACTTCTTCCCGGTGTGTCTGTTTAGTTTTGTGTAAAAAGCAGGTGTTGGTCTGACTCTTCCGTAGTGTTCTGAGAGGATAGTCTGCAGCACACAGAGGGCAGACAGACACGCTCTCCCCGAGATATGTGAAATGAACCGGCTGCTAACAACGGATGGAGAAATTAGAGCAGGGAACGAATTAGACCAGGGAGCTGAgagcacactaacacacagacatgcacacactcatatataAACTGCTAATTACTTTGTGAGCTCCAATCTGTGGTGCGATGGAGCAGGAGCAATATTGTGCTATTGTGGGTGTTTGCCTGGCTCATAACAACAGACCAGTGAGGGGGAGACAAGCTCATATATTAAGATAACCCTGAAATGGAATTGTATTTCCCTGGCGGTTCAAACGACTTCTGTGGTTGTGAACTGATAGTGGATGAGATTTGGCTTTAATGAAGCAAGACTTATTGTGCACAATGCAGCAGAGGTAcgtaggtggggggggggggtgtttgtgACTAGGTGCCCTGTtatcagtatgtgtttgtgttgccACAGAGGATATTTTGTTGCTATTATTCAAGCTagtgtgaagtgtgtgtctgAGCGCGGAGAATCATTCGGCTTGAAATAATCAAATGAAAGAGTTTTATTCCTTTGGTGTCGGGCTCATCCCTGGCTTAATCTTTCTCAAGATCCCTAAAGACTCATTGGAGTGTGTtaatttgtgtgtatgcattcgtgtgcgtgtgtgtgtgtgtgtgtgtacccactgTTATGGCAGTGTCACATTCATCTATTTATTAAAATGTTCCCTCCTGGCCTGGCCCGTCCCTAATGAGACCTGTGGAGCAGATGAGTGATGGAGCTGAACTCTGCCTGGGAGGACAACACACACCtctaggagagggagggaggaaggagcgaGGAAGGGGGAGAGCAGGAGTGAGGAAAGGGAGCtggtagaaggaaggaaggagagaggagagaaagaggtagagggagggtatGTGACTGATAGagatgcactgttggttaagacaaggaggagatggaaggagcTGAAAGACTAGAGGAGTAGATGACGAGAGAGGCGGTAGAGGATGAGCGCCGGAGAGAGGCGGTAGAGGATGAGCGCCGGAGAGAGGCGGTAGAGGATGAGCGCCGGAGAGAGGCGGTAGAGGATGAGCGCCGGAGAGAGGCGGTAGAGGATGAGCGCCGGAGAGGCGGTAGAGATGAGCGCCGGAGAGAGGCGGTAGAGGATGAGCGCCGGAGAGAGGCGGTAGAGGATGAGCGCGGGAGAGAGGCGGTAGAGGATGAGCGCCGGAGAGGCGGTAGAGGATGAGCGCGCGGAGAGAGGCGGTAGAGGATGAGCGCCGGAGAGAGGCGGTAGAGATGAGCGCCGGAGAGAGGCGGTAGAGGATGAGCGCCCGGAGAGAGGCGGTAGAGGATGAGCGCCCGGAGAGAGGCGGTGGAGGATGAGCGCCCGGAGAGAGGCGGTGGAGGATGAGCGCCGGAGAGAGGCGGTGGAGGATGAGCGCCGGAGAGAGGCGGTGGAGGATGAGCGccggagagaggcagaaagaaagaTACTGCACATGGACAGGCAGAGATGGGAGGgaaaaagacagagggagggcgtgagggtggggagggaggagagcgcACGCTAATACAGAGGGGAAGAAACAGAGATGGCGTGAgctggagggaaggagacagacattGTGTCATAACAGTGAGATTTTGAAGGACAGCGAGGGAGGTGGGTTGTCTTGCGAGGGGCCCGGTCCATTTGTTACCAGCATGTGGGTAAATGAAAGGCTTCTCTCTGCCTCGTTAAGCTTGATGCACTGCCCCAGCCATCCTAGCGCAGCGCTGATTAAAATGCACCGTCTGCAGCGGCAGGGCTGGAGGAGCCAGAGGAGTGGGCAGCAGACCAGGGCTGAGGCTGCACTCCTGTCCCCTTAATGCAATGCCACAGCAAATGGGCCGAAAGGTCACGCCTCAGTGACCCCACAGCTATGCCTTATTTATCTAGCCTTTTACCTCAGCCAGAGGGGTTGGGAGAGATGAGGCCAGAGGGAGGTTCTTTGGCTCATTTGTCCAATTTGAGGACAAGTGATTTACAGGTTATACAGAAGCTTGAAATTGCAACTCCTCGTGAGTCATTGGAATAGATGAAATCCATCTTCTTGGAATATTCAGTTCAGCCACACATACTTGCACTGGCTAGCGCTAAGGCTCGCACTGGCTAGCGCTAAGGCTCGCACTGGCTAGCGCTAAGGCTCGCACTGGCTAGCGCTAAGGCTCGCACTGGCTAGCGCTAAGGCTCGCACTGGCTAGCGCTAAGGCTCGCACTGGCTAGCGCTAAGGCTCGCACTGGCTAGCGCTAAGGCTCGCACTGGCTAGCGCTAAGGCTCGCACTGGCTAGCGCTAAGGCTCGCACTGGCTAGCGCTAAGGCTCGCACTTATACCATTGACGCAGGGTTCTCAGAATCAAGTCTTCACACACAcctgccctctccccctcccttccttcctcttccaTTCAGTGTAATGAGCCTGTACCTGAGAATAagctagaaagaaagagaaagtgcACTAATTCGATCTCCTCCTCGTTTCATCTCTCGTCTCTTTGATAGTTACAAACACCAACTGTATAATCTCTGTGAACGGGGGGAAAAGGGAAATGAGGAAGAAGATTTAACCTGCTTCTGTCTGCCCACCTCTGCCCAACCTTCACTCTTCATGTGATCTGTGGCTACCTGCTGTGCTGTTTTCCGTGAGCTGAGGCAAAAAGGAAGGAATTAGGTTAGAACCGTAAACCACTAGACTGCTAGTAAACCAACACTAGCTGGGACTCAGAAGACAGATCTATAGATCTGGCACAGTTCCTTATTCAGTTGAAGCACAAGGCATAGTGACGGGATTGGTCTGGTGACAACGGGCGCTTCCCAATTTCccgttatagtgcactacttttgatcagtgtccatagggctctggtaaaaggtagggtgccatttgggatacaaccgTACTGTTGAAGGGCAAGGCATTGGATAGCGACAGGTAGTTACTGTACTGTCAGTCCAGCCATGCTGATCTATGGTCTTGTTATAGAGGAGGCTTATAAAGACTTGGATGTTTGATCTGTGGATGCACCTGGCTGCACATGTTGGGTGGTGTGACAGGCTTTTGTTCATTTGAATTCCTCCGTATTTCTCGTTCCGCTCTCCCTTCTCTAACccccctccttttctccctctattACACCCTTCTTGTGTttcctctcctgctttctcttgAACCCCAACTTGTTCTgtttgctccctccctctcttttctctcctatctctccatcttctctatccttcctctctctctgtggtctgtgGTGCAGGTCCAGAGAGGTATAATTGGGCtgtgccctgttagagctgctgGGAGAGGAGCTTTAATCTTTAGTCTCGCTCAAAATGCAAAGTGAAGGCTTGAGGCTGCTTGCTACACCACGGCTGGGATTTTactccagacacacacatatacacacacatatatctatatctatcacaccaagtcagaagtttacatacaccttagccaaatacatttaaactcagtttttcacaattcctgacatttaatcagactgtatattccctgtcttaggtcagttaggatcaccaatttattttaagaatgtgaaatgtcagaataatagtgtagagtgatttatttcagctgttatttctttcaacactttcacagtgggtcagaataggtttgaggtcagggctttctgatggttgctccaataccttgacgttgttgtccttaagccattttgccacaactttgcttgcaagtattcttggggtcattgtccatttggaaaacctatttgcaaccaagctttaacttcctgactgatgtcttgagatgtttcttcaatatatccacataattttcctccctcatgatgccatctattttgtaaagtgcaccagtccctcctgcagcaaagcacacccacaacatgatgctgccacccccgtgcttcacggttgggatggtgttcttcggcttgcaagcatctccctttttcttccaaatataatggtcattgtggccaaacagttatatttttgtttcttcagaccagaggacattactccaaaaagtatgctctttgtccccatgtacagttgcaaaccgtagtctggcttttttatggcgttttggagcagtggcttcttccttgctgagctgcctttcaggttatttcgatataggactcgtt from Oncorhynchus tshawytscha isolate Ot180627B linkage group LG09, Otsh_v2.0, whole genome shotgun sequence encodes the following:
- the LOC121847294 gene encoding golgin subfamily A member 6-like protein 2 produces the protein MTGGGRQDGPRREARRAKGEGGRAKGEGGRAKGEGGRAKGEGGRAKGEGGRAKGEGGRAKGEGGRAKGEGGRAKGEGGRAKGEGGRAKGGRRTGQGGKEDGPRGKEDGPRGKEDGPRGKEDGPRGKEDGPRGKEDGPRGKEDGPRGKEDGPRGKEDGPRGKEDGPRGEGGRAKGEGGRAKGEGGRAKGEGGRAKGEGGRAKGEGGRAKGEGGRAKGEGGRAKGEGGLARRGKGGGKMAGWRGGGKTGRGRQDWRRRESGEE